From Topomyia yanbarensis strain Yona2022 chromosome 1, ASM3024719v1, whole genome shotgun sequence, one genomic window encodes:
- the LOC131690661 gene encoding brahma-associated protein of 60 kDa, translating to MSQRFPPAGPGSAPGAPVPQRYPPSPAGQPSQPPPGMRPYGPGNNFPPRGYTPPPQMSGGPPPQNPPPMHQRPMQPGFGQSSSMRGSPMPSGSSGSSKRPADNRSASSQPPQKNEYPTKKKKKLADKILPQKVRDLVPESQAYMDLLAFERKLDATIMRKRLDIQEALKRPMKQKRKLRIFISNTFYPSKENEGGDQGSESSVASWELRVEGRLLEDNKSDPNKIKRKFSSFFKSLVIELDKELYGPDNHLVEWHRTHSTQETDGFQVKRPGDRNVRCTILLLLDYQPLQFKLDPRLARLLGVHTQTRPVIISALWQYIKTHKLQDAHEREYITCDKYLEQIFGCQRMKFAEIPQRLNPLLHPPDPIVINHVITVESGMESKQTACYDIDVEVDDTLKNQMNNFLLSTASQQEIQTLDGKIHDTVETINQLKTNREFFLSFAKDPQTFIHKWIVSQTRDLKTMTDIVGNPEEERRAEFYYQPWTQEAVSRYFFTKVNQKRAELEQALGIRNS from the exons ATGTCCCAGCGCTTTCCACCCGCTGGCCCAGGTAGCGCCCCTGGTGCACCTGTACCGCAGCGCTACCCTCCGTCTCCGGCAGGGCAGCCGTCTCAACCACCCCCAGGGATGCGTCCTTATGGACCGGGTAACAATTTTCCG CCTCGCGGATACACCCCTCCCCCGCAGATGTCAGGTGGTCCACCGCCGCAAAATCCACCACCGATGCACCAGCGGCCAATGCAGCCCGGATTCGGTCAGAGCAGCAGCATGAGAGGTTCTCCGATGCCTAGTGGATCATCCGGTAGTAGTAAACGCCCGGCGGATAATCGTAGCGCTAGCAGTCAGCCACCGCAAAAGAA TGAATACCCAACAAAGAAAAAGAAGAAGCTGGCGGATAAAATCCTCCCGCAAAAGGTACGCGATCTGGTGCCAGAATCTCAGGCCTACATGGACTTGCTAGCGTTCGAGCGAAAACTAGACGCAACAATCATGCGCAAAAGATTAGACATTCAGGAAGCACTGAAGCGTCCGATGAAGCAGAAGCGTAAGCTACGCATTTTCATTTCAAACACTTTCTATCCGAGCAAGGAAAATGAAGGTGGCGATCAGGGTTCGGAAAGCTCGGTTGCCTCGTGGGAACTGCGGGTGGAAGGTCGTTTACTGGAGGACAACAAATCCGACCCGAACAAGATTAAACGAAAGTTCTCCAGTTTCTTTAAATCGCTGGTTATTGAACTGGACAAGGAACTGTACGGACCGGACAACCATCTGGTCGAGTGGCATCGTACGCATTCCACACAAGAGACGGATGGATTTCAGGTTAAACGCCCAGGCGATCGCAACGTTCGTTGCACCATTTTACTGCTGCTGGACTATCAACCGTTGCAGTTCAAGCTGGATCCACGTCTAGCTCGCTTACTTGGCGTTCATACGCAGACACGCCCGGTCATTATTTCGGCCTTGTGGCAGTACATTAAAACTCACAAACTGCAGGATGCTCACGAGCGTGAGTACATTACTTGTGACAAATATTTGGAACAGATCTTCGGGTGCCAGCGGATGAAGTTTGCTGAAATCCCCCAGCGTCTCAATCCGCTTCTACATCCTCCGGATCCAATTGTGATCAACCACGTAATCACCGTGGAGAGCGGTATGGAAAGCAAGCAGACCGCTTGTTACGACATCGACGTTGAAGTGGACGACACGCTGAAGAATCAGATGAATAATTTCCTGCTGAGCACGGCTTCTCAGCAGGAAATTCAGACATTGGACGGCAAAATTCACGATACCGTCGAGACTATTAATCAGCTTAAGACGAATCGGGAGTTTTTCCTTAGCTTCGCTAAGGATCCGCAAACGTTCATCCACAAGTGGATTGTGTCGCAAACGCGTGACCTTAAAACGATGACCGACATCGTTGGCAATCCGGAAGAGGAGCGACGGGCTGAATTCTACTATCAACCGTGGACTCAGGAAGCGGTATCGCGATACTTTTTCACCAAGGTAAACCAGAAGCGAGCTGAACTGGAGCAGGCACTTGGGATCAGGAACTCCTAG
- the LOC131690671 gene encoding interferon-related developmental regulator 2 isoform X1: MPRNRKKHSAYNGNSHHNNESDDELSNDAGSVYSYQSEKSADAYNNNGDADSGGPLETGSGLEKYEEKLLQAIENASDKSLQTRINAFQAINEILVHHYIPDFIDDRKMTLMDAIEKSIKKGKGSEQAWAARIIPLLVIQLDGADDINELIKVLKPVLLATAQDTATSYDARAKCCMALGLLNFLASDDPGDLLPMMKSFESIFSGSYLKGDSTPSTAGVDAAALHSSALSAWALLLTQIPSGDLVTLVNSNNSLIPSIRKLTGMLQSPHLEVRMAAGETLALILESGRSHDEDFLNDELDNLIEATQKLATDAHKYRAKRDRKVQRATFRDVHRYLEEDISPEISIKFGKETLLLDTWSLHHQYICLRNALGFGMNVHLSENGFLRDVLQLGAKMDELERNSKMAKAEKKFINAAAFKARSITRGKNRDKRSAVIN; the protein is encoded by the exons ATGCCACGAAACCGGAAGAAACATTCGG CCTACAACGGCAACTCGCACCACAACAACGAATCCGACGACGAACTGTCGAATGACGCGGGCAGCGTCTACTCGTACCAGTCGGAAAAGTCTGCAGACGCATACAACAACAACGGTGACGCCGATTCGGGAGGACCACTCGAAACGGGCAGTGGCCTGGAGAAGTACGAGGAAAAGCTACTACAGGCGATCGAAAATGCTTCCGACAAATCACTGCAAACACGGATCAACGCATTTCAGGCTATCAACGAAATCCTGGTGCATCACTACATACCGGATTTTATCGATGATCGCAAGATGACACTGATGGATGCGATCGAGAAGTCCATCAAGAAGGGTAAAGGTTCGGAGCAGGCCTGGGCGGCCCGTATCATTCCACTACTGGTGATTCAGCTGGACGGAGCAGATGATATTAACGAACTGATTAAGGTGCTGAAGCCGGTCCTGTTGGCGACTGCACAGGACACGGCCACTTCATACGATGCACGGGCCAAGTGCTGTATGGCTCTAGGGTTGCTCAATTTTCTTGCCTCCGATGACCCAGGAGACTTACTGCCAATGATGAAAAGTTTCGAAAGTATCTTCTCCGGAAGCTATCTTAAAGGGGACAGCACTCCGAGCACTGCTGGCGTTGATGCTGCCGCTCTGCACAGTTCTGCTCTTAGCGCATGGGCTCTTCTGCTCACACAGATCCCTTCGGGTGACCTTGTCACCCTGGTCAACAGTAATAACTCATTGATTCCATCGATCCGAAAGCTAACCGGAATGTTGCAAAGCCCCCATCTGGAAGTACGGATGGCTGCCGGTGAAACTTTAGCATTAATTCTCGAAAGTGGTCGATCCCACGATGAAGATTTTCTCAACGATGAACTGGACAATTTGATCGAAGCCACGCAGAAGCTAGCCACGGACGCTCACAAGTACCGAGCCAAACGGGATCGTAAAGTTCAACGTGCTACCTTCCGCGATGTGCACCGCTATCTGGAGGAAGATATCTCGCCGGAAATCTCCATTAAATTTGGCAAGGAAACACTGCTACTGGATACCTGGTCTCTGCATCATCAGTACATCTGCCTCCGGAATGCGCTCGGTTTCGGAATGAATGTGCACCTCTCGGAGAACGGATTCTTGCGTGACGTACTGCAGCTGGGCGCGAAGATGGACGAACTGGAACGGAACTCGAAGATGGCGAAGGCGGAAAAGAAATTTATCAATGCGGCTGCCTTCAAGGCGAGGTCCATCACCAGGGGAAAGAATCGTGACAAGCGGTCTGCCGTCATCAATTAA
- the LOC131690671 gene encoding interferon-related developmental regulator 2 isoform X2, producing MTMSPYNGNSHHNNESDDELSNDAGSVYSYQSEKSADAYNNNGDADSGGPLETGSGLEKYEEKLLQAIENASDKSLQTRINAFQAINEILVHHYIPDFIDDRKMTLMDAIEKSIKKGKGSEQAWAARIIPLLVIQLDGADDINELIKVLKPVLLATAQDTATSYDARAKCCMALGLLNFLASDDPGDLLPMMKSFESIFSGSYLKGDSTPSTAGVDAAALHSSALSAWALLLTQIPSGDLVTLVNSNNSLIPSIRKLTGMLQSPHLEVRMAAGETLALILESGRSHDEDFLNDELDNLIEATQKLATDAHKYRAKRDRKVQRATFRDVHRYLEEDISPEISIKFGKETLLLDTWSLHHQYICLRNALGFGMNVHLSENGFLRDVLQLGAKMDELERNSKMAKAEKKFINAAAFKARSITRGKNRDKRSAVIN from the exons ATGACGATGAGTC CCTACAACGGCAACTCGCACCACAACAACGAATCCGACGACGAACTGTCGAATGACGCGGGCAGCGTCTACTCGTACCAGTCGGAAAAGTCTGCAGACGCATACAACAACAACGGTGACGCCGATTCGGGAGGACCACTCGAAACGGGCAGTGGCCTGGAGAAGTACGAGGAAAAGCTACTACAGGCGATCGAAAATGCTTCCGACAAATCACTGCAAACACGGATCAACGCATTTCAGGCTATCAACGAAATCCTGGTGCATCACTACATACCGGATTTTATCGATGATCGCAAGATGACACTGATGGATGCGATCGAGAAGTCCATCAAGAAGGGTAAAGGTTCGGAGCAGGCCTGGGCGGCCCGTATCATTCCACTACTGGTGATTCAGCTGGACGGAGCAGATGATATTAACGAACTGATTAAGGTGCTGAAGCCGGTCCTGTTGGCGACTGCACAGGACACGGCCACTTCATACGATGCACGGGCCAAGTGCTGTATGGCTCTAGGGTTGCTCAATTTTCTTGCCTCCGATGACCCAGGAGACTTACTGCCAATGATGAAAAGTTTCGAAAGTATCTTCTCCGGAAGCTATCTTAAAGGGGACAGCACTCCGAGCACTGCTGGCGTTGATGCTGCCGCTCTGCACAGTTCTGCTCTTAGCGCATGGGCTCTTCTGCTCACACAGATCCCTTCGGGTGACCTTGTCACCCTGGTCAACAGTAATAACTCATTGATTCCATCGATCCGAAAGCTAACCGGAATGTTGCAAAGCCCCCATCTGGAAGTACGGATGGCTGCCGGTGAAACTTTAGCATTAATTCTCGAAAGTGGTCGATCCCACGATGAAGATTTTCTCAACGATGAACTGGACAATTTGATCGAAGCCACGCAGAAGCTAGCCACGGACGCTCACAAGTACCGAGCCAAACGGGATCGTAAAGTTCAACGTGCTACCTTCCGCGATGTGCACCGCTATCTGGAGGAAGATATCTCGCCGGAAATCTCCATTAAATTTGGCAAGGAAACACTGCTACTGGATACCTGGTCTCTGCATCATCAGTACATCTGCCTCCGGAATGCGCTCGGTTTCGGAATGAATGTGCACCTCTCGGAGAACGGATTCTTGCGTGACGTACTGCAGCTGGGCGCGAAGATGGACGAACTGGAACGGAACTCGAAGATGGCGAAGGCGGAAAAGAAATTTATCAATGCGGCTGCCTTCAAGGCGAGGTCCATCACCAGGGGAAAGAATCGTGACAAGCGGTCTGCCGTCATCAATTAA
- the LOC131690686 gene encoding GATA zinc finger domain-containing protein 10, giving the protein MLDGWYCRSMNEQALQQQQQQPQAHHSRQNHNSLEGDDLAGEDRDAGDSSGQDDDSDEDVLPSRRQIDYKLQYNTLKKKLKYLLYENEFFQENLRTNQRRLLKITQDRSFLLDRLLQYEKTDLTSSESEETESSDDSSKVEPAPTVGRKRKNDASSSNNSSLVKNPPKRRKPGPKKQVPQQVLLQQQAIAQQQRQLQAAQHQQAIAQLQAQQNMLPVNHHHQQHPHQLQQQQHHHQEGHLTTEEIERHLQSRAAQSMLEVVPEGELPNEMFSQAPSSESNDQMVDTSPSNIGDECLSVDLNMMQQE; this is encoded by the exons ATGCTCGACGGTTGGTACTGTCGTTCGATGAACGAACAAGCGcttcaacaacagcagcagcaaccgcAGGCTCACCACTCCCGGCAGAATCACAACTCGCTGGAGGGTGACGATTTAGCTGGGGAAGATCGTGACGCCGGAGATAGCTCCGGGCAGGATGATGACAGTGATGAGGATGTTCTGCCTAGCCGGCGTCAAATCGACTACAAGCTCCAGTATAATACGCTGAAGAAAAAGTTGAAATACTTGCTTTAT GAAAATGAATTCTTTCAGGAAAATCTTCGCACTAACCAGCGCCGCTTGCTAAAAATTACCCAGGACAGATCCTTTCTGCTGGATCGATTGTTGCAGTACGAAAAAACCGATCTCACCTCATCGGAAAGCGAAGAAACAGAATCCTCGGATGATTCGTCCAAAGTGGAACCCGCACCGACAGTTGGTCGTAAGCGTAAGAACGATGCCTCCAGCTCGAACAATAGCTCACTCGTCAAAAATCCACCCAAGCGAAGAAAGCCCGGTCCGAAAAAGCAAGTCCCGCAGCAGGTGCTGCTTCAGCAGCAAGCCATCGCCCAACAGCAACGTCAGCTCCAGGCAGCACAACACCAACAGGCCATTGCTCAGCTGCAGGCACAACAGAACATGCTACCTGTCaaccaccaccaccagcagcaTCCACATCAgctgcaacagcagcagcaccaCCACCAGGAAGGCCATCTTACGACGGAGGAAATCGAACGGCATCTACAATCCCGGGCAGCTCAATCGATGCTGGAGGTTGTACCGGAGGGGGAACTACCGAACGAGATGTTTAGTCAGGCTCCGTCCAGTGAGTCCAATGATCAGATGGTCGATACATCGCCTAGCAACATTGGTGATGAATGTCTGTCGGTGGATTTGAATATGATGCAGCAGGAGTAG
- the LOC131690695 gene encoding uncharacterized protein LOC131690695 isoform X2, which translates to MSGQPMGDGKRFLEGLILRAEDVLAKMIYKLHRTNVPLEEMVPWINSVYGFVNSWEESLKDVSIDALKRAAAAAAAASPGSGNKSEEALMEEINNYGSSSKQTTGEDAWEARSQQAGKSKRNPVRTEEAEPVFEYVEQSLKDYTQGQTGIGFITSVVPNSTYFYMLDRTREGEKVDQMLKTLQNVTARLMDLPSSSSVVFGLEQHGEIFRAIRSKSDPSFPFLKLLDTGEIMPFVDRMILYQLPTYYQNFPPFAVRCQLVNVVNESFFCDLQHYLKENMYVNKTYEVCRVDSAVLHVKLAATQEKKISLHKLPKNEQAIPDYKISENTLTQEERAILYEEPESTTNAMKATMGFVPQDDRRICPFYDPTREGCFKGTSCRLEHVAKDPDGWTRDRALHKVKIQARQMEPRIGSEHEIIPTAIISVQEFYGQLVTPGCGPALAALQMKLNEPKNVRAYRKMDHEPYTREYVFAQYQGEWFRAEVMEYYDDRSILVFYVDYGNYEQVEIDDLRLWDDRFDYLPLQAIHCRLANVLQANGNDVKAATALRIAICDKRVRVKVLDIRAYWEVLVYNEQGADVGRMLVDRKLALPRKPIVINGTKGFVPA; encoded by the exons ATGAGCGGCCAACCGATGGGGGACGGCAAACGCTTTCTGGAAGGTTTGATTCTGCGGGCCGAAGATGTTTTGGCCAAAATGATCTACAAG CTTCATCGAACGAACGTTCCGCTGGAGGAGATGGTCCCTTGGATTAACTCAGTGTACGGGTTCGTTAACAGTTGGGAAGAGTCACTGAAGGATGTCAGTATTGATGCGTTGAAACGGGCAGCGGCAGCAGCAGCTGCTGCTAGTCCCGGTTCGGGCAACAAATCCGAGGAAGCACTAATGGAAGAGATTAACAATTACGGGTCCAGTTCTAAACAGACCACCGGTGAAGATGCATGGGAAGCTAGGTCGCAACAGGCAGGCAAGAGCAAACGGAATCCGGTTCGAACGGAGGAGGCGGAACCGGTGTTCGAGTATGTGGAGCAGTCGCTGAAGGATT ATACTCAAGGTCAAACGGGCATTGGTTTCATAACGAGTGTGGTCCCAAACAGCACCTACTTCTACATGCTGGACCGTACCAGAGAAGGCGAAAAGGTTGACCAAATGTTGAAAACGCTTCAGAACGTCACAGCCCGACTGATGGACCTTCCGTCGTCTTCATCCGTAGTGTTCGGATTGGAACAGCATGGTGAAATTTTTCGAGCAATTCGAAGCAAATCGgatcctagttttccgttcctgAAGCTGTTGGATACCGGAGAGATTATGCCGTTTGTTGATAGGATGATACTGTATCAACTGCCGACGTACTATCAAAATTTTCCACCCTTTGCCGTCCGCTGCCAGCTGGTGAATGTGGTGAACGAATCGTTCTTTTGTGATTTGCAGCACTACCTCAAGGAGAACATGTACGTCAATAAGACATACGAGGTTTGCAGGGTTGATTCGGCTGTTCTGCATGTAAAACTAGCAGCCACTCAGGAGAAGAAGATCTCACTTCACAAGCTACCAAAGAATGAACAAGCTATTCCAGATTACAAAATATCCGAAAATACTCTAACGCAGGAGGAGCGGGCTATTCTTTACGAAGAACCCGAGAGTACTACCAACGCCATGAAGGCAACCATGGGATTCGTACCCCAGGACGATCGAAGGATTTGTCCGTTCTACGATCCAACTCGCGAGGGTTGCTTCAAAGGCACTAGTTGTAGGTTGGAGCACGTAGCTAAAGATCCCGACGGTTGGACCCGGGACCGAGCACTGCATAAAGTTAAAATACAAGCTCGACAGATGGAACCCCGGATCGGTTCGGAGCATGAGATTATTCCAACGGCAATCATAAGTGTTCAGGAATTCTACGGACAGCTAGTAACGCCGGGCTGTGGGCCAGCGCTGGCCGCTTTGCAGATGAAACTGAATGAGCCGAAAAATGTTAGGGCATATAGGAAAATGGATCATGAACCTT ATACCAGGGAGTACGTCTTCGCACAGTATCAAGGTGAATGGTTCCGAGCGGAGGTAATGGAGTATTATGATGACCGATCGATTTTGGTGTTCTACGTGGACTATGGAAACTACGAACAGGTTGAGATTGATGATCTGCGGCTTTGGGACGATCGGTTCGATTACCTCCCGCTCCAGGCGATCCACTGCCGGTTGGCCAACGTTCTACAGGCAAACGGGAACGATGTTAAGGCGGCGACAGCTCTTCGGATAGCCATCTGTGATAAGCGGGTCCGGGTGAAAGTGTT GGATATCCGTGCTTACTGGGAAGTTCTTGTGTATAATGAACAGGGAGCCGATGTTGGTCGAATGTTGGTTGATAGAAAGCTAGCTCTTCCTCGGAAACCGATTGTCATTAATGGCACAAAAGGGTTCGTGCCGGCATAG
- the LOC131690695 gene encoding uncharacterized protein LOC131690695 isoform X1, whose product MSGQPMGDGKRFLEGLILRAEDVLAKMIYKLHRTNVPLEEMVPWINSVYGFVNSWEESLKDVSIDALKRAAAAAAAASPGSGNKSEEALMEEINNYGSSSKQTTGEDAWEARSQQAGKSKRNPVRTEEAEPVFEYVEQSLKDYKINRTGRCVISHVGTSARSFCIVDRDHHDCTKLFAAMQNSRGCKYAELPAPGKVFGVYLDASLFRAVRNKPIENSTLKLTYIRLLDTGEVLPYDDSMVLCALSDYFQKLPAFAIRCILVNILDDPFCDDLEQFLKKSLHTTQYYKVVSVEGHVLFLKLSQQPIPVPDKMTATNSSAESTPTKPRRRRSRKSKHIPTRINIFKPEPVETSNAISIRMPGTTIPLEEKPTRSLFEPIDLKGVQSERESIPGTGSTSSPGSSTEEPYRYFRNDSFEHIEDDVQQPIVPPIGCQVYLIPKFIKDVEHFWCHVVSPDFVDASLLEMEMKLNSPERSVHYRKLHSPPAFGQRVFAKYSDKRWYRAEVAQYFDENNVLVFYVDYGNAEMVLQENIRLWDEQFSYLPYQAVLCRLAHVRRAKPYHKQAVVEMNRNLLNQRVLATIVNNGTPWEVTIQDKDGFDFSVALLLAGLAKKLEVKSSSDSSSGDEDIVYQEDDDEMCQPVIGA is encoded by the exons ATGAGCGGCCAACCGATGGGGGACGGCAAACGCTTTCTGGAAGGTTTGATTCTGCGGGCCGAAGATGTTTTGGCCAAAATGATCTACAAG CTTCATCGAACGAACGTTCCGCTGGAGGAGATGGTCCCTTGGATTAACTCAGTGTACGGGTTCGTTAACAGTTGGGAAGAGTCACTGAAGGATGTCAGTATTGATGCGTTGAAACGGGCAGCGGCAGCAGCAGCTGCTGCTAGTCCCGGTTCGGGCAACAAATCCGAGGAAGCACTAATGGAAGAGATTAACAATTACGGGTCCAGTTCTAAACAGACCACCGGTGAAGATGCATGGGAAGCTAGGTCGCAACAGGCAGGCAAGAGCAAACGGAATCCGGTTCGAACGGAGGAGGCGGAACCGGTGTTCGAGTATGTGGAGCAGTCGCTGAAGGATT ACAAAATCAACCGAACGGGTCGCTGCGTCATTTCCCACGTCGGCACCTCCGCGCGATCCTTCTGCATAGTGGACCGTGATCATCACGACTGCACCAAGTTGTTTGCTGCGATGCAAAATTCGCGCGGCTGTAAGTACGCAGAGCTTCCAGCGCCGGGAAAGGTATTCGGTGTCTACCTGGACGCTTCTCTGTTCCGAGCGGTTCGCAACAAACCGATCGAGAACTCCACGCTAAAGTTGACCTACATCCGGTTGCTGGACACCGGAGAGGTACTACCGTACGACGATTCGATGGTACTTTGCGCTCTTTCCGACTACTTTCAGAAACTGCCGGCCTTCGCCATTCGCTGCATACTGGTTAACATCCTGGACGATCCGTTCTGCGATGATCTTGAACAGTTTCTCAAGAAATCGCTGCACACGACTCAGTACTACAAGGTTGTCTCGGTTGAAGGTCATGTACTGTTCCTTAAACTTAGTCAGCAACCGATTCCGGTGCCGGACAAAATGACGGCAACTAATTCCTCAGCAGAATCGACCCCAACGAAGCCAAGACGACGCAGGTCGCGAAAGAGTAAGCACATTCCCACTCGAATCAACATATTCAAACCGGAGCCGGTTGAGACAAGCAACGCGATCAGTATTCGAATGCCGGGGACAACTATTCCGTTGGAGGAGAAACCCACTCGTTCGCTATTTGAACCGATAGATTTAAAAGGTGTCCAAAGTGAAAGGGAATCGATTCCCGGAACGGGTTCTACCAGTTCGCCGGGTAGCTCCACGGAAGAACCCTATCGATACTTTCGAAATGATTCGTTCGAACACATCGAAGATGACGTCCAGCAGCCGATAGTTCCCCCGATCGGTTGTCAGGTCTATCTGATCCCGAAATTTATCAAGGATGTGGAACACTTTTGGTGCCACGTCGTATCGCCGGATTTTGTCGACGCAAGCTTACTGGAGATGGAGATGAAATTGAACTCTCCGGAGCGCTCAGTGCACTATCGGAAGCTGCACAGTCCACCTG CCTTCGGTCAGCGAGTATTCGCCAAATACTCGGACAAACGCTGGTACCGGGCCGAAGTGGCACAGTATTTCGACGAGAACAACGTGCTGGTATTCTACGTGGACTACGGAAACGCCGAAATGGTTCTGCAGGAGAACATCCGCCTCTGGGACGAACAGTTCAGCTATCTACCCTATCAGGCCGTACTGTGTCGGTTGGCACACGTTCGCCGGGCAAAACCCTACCACAAGCAGGCCGTAGTCGAGATGAACCGGAATCTGCTGAACCAGCGCGTCCTGGCAACGATTGT AAACAATGGTACTCCGTGGGAAGTGACCATTCAGGACAAAGATGGATTCGATTTCTCGGTCGCTCTGCTATTGGCCGGAttggccaaaaagttggaagttAAAAGTTCCTCTGATTCTTCCTCTGGCGATGAAGATATCGTCTACCAAGAGGACGACGATGAGATGTGCCAACCTGTCATTGGTGCTTAA